The following are encoded in a window of Armatimonadota bacterium genomic DNA:
- a CDS encoding lysophospholipid acyltransferase family protein yields the protein MIHLRYRRMQQFVGRTLLLSMARWAHVIPRRAVGALGAMLGMLVMAGSPRHRRIVMDNLRTAFGDEKSELELRVIARRFYRNFARGLIEFLRMPAMGAREIVDANRLQGQHYIDEALSRGRGVILITAHFGNWETVGARLALAGYRPLNVIARDQRDQEVTELLTSLRRHGGLRVIPRDGAIRACMRRLRANEVLAMLIDQNAGERGVFVDFFGKLASTAAGAAVLAQRTQATVLPIFCVRQPDGIQVGEIGPPVEIQRTHDLESDIIANTAIFTKIIEHAVRRRPDHWFWLHRRWKARPPWERGETEGPS from the coding sequence GTGATTCACCTGCGCTACAGGCGGATGCAGCAGTTCGTCGGCCGCACGCTTCTGCTCTCCATGGCGCGCTGGGCGCATGTCATTCCCCGCCGCGCGGTGGGCGCGCTGGGGGCGATGCTGGGGATGCTGGTGATGGCGGGCTCGCCCCGCCACCGGCGCATCGTCATGGACAACCTGCGCACCGCGTTCGGCGACGAGAAATCCGAACTCGAGCTGCGGGTCATCGCGCGCCGCTTCTATCGCAACTTCGCGCGGGGCCTGATCGAGTTTCTGCGCATGCCCGCCATGGGCGCCCGGGAGATCGTTGACGCCAATCGCCTCCAGGGCCAGCACTACATAGACGAGGCGCTGAGCCGCGGCCGCGGCGTCATTCTCATTACCGCGCACTTCGGCAACTGGGAGACGGTCGGCGCGCGCCTCGCGCTCGCTGGTTACCGTCCGCTCAACGTCATCGCCCGCGACCAGCGCGACCAGGAGGTGACGGAGCTGCTGACGTCGCTGCGCCGCCACGGCGGGCTGCGGGTTATCCCGCGCGACGGGGCGATCCGCGCGTGCATGCGCCGCCTGCGCGCCAACGAGGTGCTGGCGATGTTGATTGACCAGAACGCGGGCGAGCGCGGCGTGTTCGTGGATTTCTTCGGCAAGCTCGCGTCCACCGCGGCGGGGGCGGCGGTGCTCGCGCAGCGCACCCAGGCGACGGTGCTGCCCATCTTCTGCGTGCGCCAGCCCGACGGCATCCAGGTCGGTGAAATCGGCCCGCCGGTCGAGATCCAACGCACCCATGACCTGGAAAGCGATATCATCGCCAACACCGCCATCTTCACCAAGATCATCGAGCACGCCGTGCGGCGGCGCCCGGATCACTGGTTCTGGCTGCATCGTCGCTGGAAAGCCCGCCCCCCGTGGGAGCGCGGCGAAACGGAGGGCCCTTCGTAG